In Sphaeramia orbicularis chromosome 1, fSphaOr1.1, whole genome shotgun sequence, a genomic segment contains:
- the LOC115427026 gene encoding gastrin/cholecystokinin-like peptide, translated as MYGKGAAVFALLAVLLVSTTASAPERSAPEDADDRNILHKLQTRRDKVRESLGRQDVPSQTARMARRTHLSEDEREIMTKQIMQAISDLMNSECMTDRDYQGWVDFGRRDVEMGREMNV; from the exons ATGTACGGAAAAGGAGCTGCAGTGTTTGCACTGCTGGCTGTACTTCTAGTATCCACCACAGCTTCGGCGCCTGAACGCTCTGCACCCGAAGACGCTGATGACAGAAATATCCTCCACAAGCTTCAAACCAGGAGAGATAAAGTCAGAGAGTCATTGGGCAGGCAGGACGTCCCATCACAGACTGCACGGATGGCGAGACGGACACACCTGTCAGAGGATGAACGCGAGATTATGACCAAACAAATAATGCAAGCAATCTCAG ACCTGATGAACTCTGAGTGCATGACAGATCGTGACTACCAAGGCTGGGTGGACTTCGGACGCCGGGATGTAGAAATGGGCCGAGAGATGAACGTTTAA